The Carassius gibelio isolate Cgi1373 ecotype wild population from Czech Republic chromosome A24, carGib1.2-hapl.c, whole genome shotgun sequence genome window below encodes:
- the LOC127946132 gene encoding phosphoribosyltransferase domain-containing protein 1-like, translating to MAADQRKEPGVVIKDSWSGYSLELFNYPEHYRGDLECVYIPHGVIMNRIECLARDILEDIGHHDLMVLCVLKGGYKFCSDLVESIKAQSRSANRRLTTRVEFIRFKSYMNDKSTEDMHIIGPDDLSVLKGKNVLIVEAIVDTGKTMRALLQHVETFQPKMVKVAGLLVKRVPHGAAELPDYVGFVIPNRFVVGYALDYNEYFRDLNHICVISETGKQKYKV from the exons ATGGCAGCTGACCAGAGAAAAGAACCAGGCGTTGTG ATTAAAGACAGCTGGTCAGGTTACAGTTTGGAGCTGTTTAATTATCCTGAGCATTATCGGGGTGATCTGGAGTGTGTGTACATCCCTCATGGAGTCATTATGAACAG GATTGAGTGTCTGGCCAGAGACATCCTTGAAGACATCGGACATCATGATCTGATGGTTCTGTGTGTTCTGAAGGGAGGATATAAGTTCTGTTCGGACCTGGTGGAGTCCATTAAAGCTCAGAGCCGCAGCGCCAACAGAAGACTGACCACCAGAGTAGAGTTCATCCGCTTCAAGAGCTATATG AATGACAAGTCCACTGAAGATATGCACATAATTGGACCAGATGACCTCTCTGTGCTGAAAGGCAAG AATGTCTTGATTGTGgag GCAATAGTGGACACAGGAAAGACCATGAGAGCCCTTCTACAGCACGTGGAGACTTTCCAGCCCAAAATGGTTAAAGTTGCAGG TCTTCTGGTGAAGAGGGTTCCTCACGGGGCGGCGGAGCTCCCAGACT atgttgGATTTGTCATTCCTAATCGTTTTGTGGTGGGTTACGCTCTAGACTACAATGAGTACTTCAGAGACCTCAAT CACATCTGCGTCATCAGTGAGACGGGGAAGCAGAAATATAAAGTGTGA